Genomic window (Candidatus Schekmanbacteria bacterium RIFCSPLOWO2_02_FULL_38_14):
CGGGTCTTTGCAGATGTTGCATATTTCGCTTTCACTGATGTTGTAGCAGACTGAACATCGTAAAATCTTATTCTTTATCTCAAGAATTGCTTCACCCAGTTTCTGCACCTCGTCTCTGTCTGCTTTTAAAATATAGAAAGCCAGCCTTGTTGCTGTTTTCTGACCAATGCTCGGGAGTTTTACCAGCGCCTTAATCAATTTTTCTAATGAAGGAGATTTTAAACTCATATTCTTAAGACAACCTTTTAAAGTCCCGGAATTTTCAATGAAAGCCCGCCAGCAACCTTTTTCATCTCTTCTTCCACCATATCCTTTGATTTCCTCAAGGCTTCGTTGACACCTGCAATTATCAGATCCTGAAGCATTTCTATATCTTCTTTGTTTACCACATCAGGCTCTATTTTTATTCTCAGAATTTCCTGTTTCCCATTTGCTGCAACCGTGACCATTCCACCTCCGGCGCTTGCTTCAACCTCGCGGTGTGACATTTCTTCCTGAATTTTAGCTATATCAGCCTGCATTTTCTGAGCCTGCTTAAGCAAATTGTTCAAGTTTTTCATTATATCTCTCCTAAATTTATGATTACAGAGATTTAAAAAAGATTCCAGAGATTATTATAGATTTAATTGCTGTAATCTTAAAGAAATCGCTGGAATCAATTTTATAAATATTATTTCAGAACTTTAACATCTACTATTTTTCCGGGGAAAATATCAAGTATATCTTTTATGAGGGGTTCTTTTAAAGCCCTGTGAAAAAGTGTCTCCCTGACAGCTTCTTTCTCCTTGTTAATAGCGGTATCTGGTTGACTCCCTTCGTTTTCAACAGCTTCTTTTTTAAGAATTACCTCTATTTTTTTCTGGAGCATATTTTCACCGATGAGCTTCAGGATTTTTAAATTTTTATCCTTTTTAATTACCTGAATTGTAAAAGAGTCTTCAAAGCCAAATATCATTTTATTTCCATCAATCTCTCTGGTACAGCCGTTATTTATGAAAGATGCCAGCGAGATTGATTCCTCCTCAACTCTTCTTACGAATTCTTCCCATTGGAACTTTCCTCCTTCATTTTTTTCTTTTGGCGCGGTATTATAGGGTGCTTCTGTTTCTTCAGCAGATAAAGATTCTGTTGCTTCCGTTTTCTGGCTTACAGGTTTTTCGGGTTTTCCGGGTCTATCAGATGGAATTGATGAAGCAGTTGAGCCAGAGTAGTTTTTTGGTTCATTAGATTGAGAAGGGCTGTTATGAATATTGCTTTTAAGTCCTGCAATCTGGTCCAGAATTTTATTTAATGGAACGATTTTTTCAATTCTAAGCATCTTGAGAAGGGTTACTTCAAGCAAAAGCCTCGGATTGTCAGCCCTCCTTATCTCCTTTTCAGCTTCATAAAATACGGAAAAAAGCTGTATCCAGTTTTCGTGAGGGATTTTTGAAGCCTGTTCTTTAAACTGGTTTTTATCTGTCTGATGAGATGTTTGGGAGAGTTTTTCATCCCCTGATAAAGAAATTACAATCATGTCCCTTAAATGATTCAGAAACGATTTACAGAACTGCTTTATATCAGACCCTGATAAATAGAGCTCATTGACAAGAGAGATAATTCTGTTGGGGTCTTTTTCAATCAGTGCTTCGGAGAATGAAGAATGAATATTTGAATCAATAACTCCCAGTATATCAGCAACATTCCGGTAGCTTATTTCCATGTCTGATACAGAAACAATGCTTTCTAAAATGCTCAGAGAATCTCTTATACTTCCCTCTGAAGCATCTGAAATGAGAGAGAGGGCTTTTTCTTCAACCTTTATTCCTTCTTCCTTTGAAATCTTTTTCAAAAACTCAAATATTTTTTCCTTGCCCATAGGCCTGAAGTCATATCTCTGACACCTTGAAAGGATTGTTGGTGGGAGTTTATGGGCTTCAGTAGTGGCAAGAATGAAGATTACATGAGGAGGCGGCTCTTCAAGGGTTTTCAAAAGCGCATTAAAGGCAGGCGCTGTAAGCATATGGACTTCGTCTATGATATAGACCTTGTATTTTGCTGTTGGAGGCGCGAACTTAACATTTTCTTTTAATTCTCTTATTTCATCTATGCCTCTGTTTGATGCGCCGTCAATTTCAATCACATCAAGGGAGTTTCCCTTTGTAACCTGCTCGCAGATGTCACACTCATTGCAGGGTATCGGGATTGGACCCTTTCTGCAATTTAAAGCCTTTGCAAGAACTCTTGCGCAGGTGGTTTTTCCTATGCCTCTTATGCCTGTGAACAGATAGGCGTGGGCAATCCTTCCTGTTGATATGGCATTCTTCAGGGTTTTTGTTATATGCTCCTGCCCGACAATTGATTCAAAAACCTGAGGGCGTTTCTTTCTTGCTAAAACCTGATATTCTGTTGTCATTTTTAAACTCTAAAAAATTTACTGAATTTCTTGCGTTGATAATCTGATTTAAATACTAAATCCTAATATCTAAATCCCCTGCCTGCGGTAGGCAGGTAAACAAATTCAAAATTCCAAACAGTTTAGATATTAAAATTTTTAGTTTTAGTCAAAAACTTCCTCGAAGCTTTGCTTCGGGGTATGATTGTTTCTACAAGTTTATCGTCATTCCTGCGGAAGCAGGAATCCAGAGAAACTAAATAATCTAGATTCCCCCGTATCAAGTACGGGGCAGGCTTCTCAAGTGCCTGCCTACCGCAGGCAGGCGGAATGACAAATGAAATATATTTTTCAAGTTCCGCACAATAACTTACTTAAATCTTGCACATGAAAACTAAAAATGCAAGGAGAAATCAGGAAAGGTTTTTTATTTTTTTTCTTGCCCAGAAACTGGCAAATTTCAGGGCTTCAAAAAGACTTGCTGGATCTGCAATTCCCCTGCCTGCTATGTCAAATGCAGTTCCGTGGTCAACAGAGGTTCTTCTGATGGGAAGTCCAAGGGTGATATTTACCCTCCCAAATCCCCTGATTTTCACAGGGATTAAACCCTGGTCGTGATACATTGCAACTACTGCGTCAAACTTTTCCTTTACAGCCCTGTAAAAAAGAGTATCAGCGCTGTGAGGACCTGAAACGTTGCAGCCATTTCTTTTTGCTTTAATAATTGCAGGAAGGATTTTTTCTTTTTCTTCCCTGCCAAAAATCCCTCCCTCCCCGCCGTGAGGATTTAATGCGCAAACTGCGATTTTAGGGTTTTTGATTCCAAAGCTTTTTAAGCTATCTGCGGTTATCCGGATTGTCCTGTAAACTTTTTCTCTGCTTATTGCCTCCGGGACATCTTTAAGAGAGAGATGGGTGGTTACAAGCGAAACCCTGACATCACCGCCAACAAACATCATGACATAGTCTTTTGTTTTTGTTAATTTACCCAAGAACTCTGTATGTCCCGGATATTTAAATCCTCCTTTATTCAGGGCTTCCTTGCTGATTGGTGAAGTTGTTATTGCGTCTATCTTTCCATTCAGGCCATTCAGGGCTAATTTTACAGCTTCCTGAATGTATATTGCTGAAGCCCTGCCGCAATTTGCCTGAATTTTACCGGGATTTAAGTTTTTCACATCAAAGCA
Coding sequences:
- a CDS encoding 4-hydroxythreonine-4-phosphate dehydrogenase PdxA is translated as MKAKTNLKSLPVIAITMGDPNGIGPEIILKLHRNKKIWDFCIPVVIGDIEVLKKYSEFLRIKSNISHLTTPDRKEITRGEIAVLDQKCFDVKNLNPGKIQANCGRASAIYIQEAVKLALNGLNGKIDAITTSPISKEALNKGGFKYPGHTEFLGKLTKTKDYVMMFVGGDVRVSLVTTHLSLKDVPEAISREKVYRTIRITADSLKSFGIKNPKIAVCALNPHGGEGGIFGREEKEKILPAIIKAKRNGCNVSGPHSADTLFYRAVKEKFDAVVAMYHDQGLIPVKIRGFGRVNITLGLPIRRTSVDHGTAFDIAGRGIADPASLFEALKFASFWARKKIKNLS
- a CDS encoding DNA polymerase III, subunit gamma and tau: MTTEYQVLARKKRPQVFESIVGQEHITKTLKNAISTGRIAHAYLFTGIRGIGKTTCARVLAKALNCRKGPIPIPCNECDICEQVTKGNSLDVIEIDGASNRGIDEIRELKENVKFAPPTAKYKVYIIDEVHMLTAPAFNALLKTLEEPPPHVIFILATTEAHKLPPTILSRCQRYDFRPMGKEKIFEFLKKISKEEGIKVEEKALSLISDASEGSIRDSLSILESIVSVSDMEISYRNVADILGVIDSNIHSSFSEALIEKDPNRIISLVNELYLSGSDIKQFCKSFLNHLRDMIVISLSGDEKLSQTSHQTDKNQFKEQASKIPHENWIQLFSVFYEAEKEIRRADNPRLLLEVTLLKMLRIEKIVPLNKILDQIAGLKSNIHNSPSQSNEPKNYSGSTASSIPSDRPGKPEKPVSQKTEATESLSAEETEAPYNTAPKEKNEGGKFQWEEFVRRVEEESISLASFINNGCTREIDGNKMIFGFEDSFTIQVIKKDKNLKILKLIGENMLQKKIEVILKKEAVENEGSQPDTAINKEKEAVRETLFHRALKEPLIKDILDIFPGKIVDVKVLK
- a CDS encoding nucleoid-associated protein, YbaB/EbfC family, which encodes MKNLNNLLKQAQKMQADIAKIQEEMSHREVEASAGGGMVTVAANGKQEILRIKIEPDVVNKEDIEMLQDLIIAGVNEALRKSKDMVEEEMKKVAGGLSLKIPGL